Proteins found in one Mytilus edulis chromosome 2, xbMytEdul2.2, whole genome shotgun sequence genomic segment:
- the LOC139512698 gene encoding uncharacterized protein: protein MTLYNDSFITSLNQPVELILGQWLNVALKLEDTEGHPELKLIVPDCKATPSDKPNDPIYFTLFSDKCAVDPTLGFFPLNSTTFGFRYQTFKFYKYANIYIHCNAWVCLTTEKNHDCDRTCNTTNPIGRRKRDASSRDVYQLLSQPLNFKQQEENSLIDRGGGWQVDLATTQRPSTLSATSAINIRSTKPSTPVSTVNPSGTTSKYIKVIDVGSLTTDASIVTESVTDKNAPKTSPDIKSQTTVQAPASLTTKQSVSVSPTARNGLTSTIPNNDQVETSLSSSPSLNPFKFASSTVKWHTTATTKQMVSGLPTSSNGFNLTTINQTNKTNVKTKTSTFSPSNSPTKMDSYVTTQIKGTPNNFKHAHDPNKLYFGGLGGKFILMSDASRLHVSTNAVISAIVCWLLLV from the exons ATGACATTGTACAATGATTCGTTTATCACTTCTTTAAATCAACCAGTGGAATTGATATTAGGTCAATGGTTGAATGTTGCATTGAAACTGGAAGATACAGAAGGCCATCCCGAACTAAAGCTGATAGTACCAGACTGTAAAGCAACACCATCCGACAAGCCGAATGACCCAATATATTTTACCTTATTCAGCGACAA ATGTGCTGTTGATCCAACTCTGGGTTTCTTTCCTTTGAATTCTACTACGTTTGGATTCCGAtatcaaacatttaaattttataaatatgcaAACATTTATATTCATTGTAACGCTTGGGTATGTCTTACGACAGAGAAAAATCATGACTGTGATCGAACTTGTAACACAACAAACCCTATTGGTAGGAGAAAAAGAGATGCTTCTTCCAGAGATGTGTACCAGTTGCTGAGTCAGCCACTAAACTTTAAACAACAAGAAGAAAATTCACTGATAGATCGAGGAGGTGGATGGCAAGTGGATTTAG CTACAACACAACGACCATCGACGTTAAGTGCCACCTCCGCCATAAATATTCGTTCGACAAAACCGTCAACACCTGTATCGACAGTAAACCCAAGTGGAACTACCagtaaatatataaaagttatagaTGTCGGATCATTGACGACAGATGCTTCTATTGTAACAGAATCAGTGACGGATAAAAATGCACCAAAAACATCGCCAGATATTAAGTCACAAACGACAGTGCAAGCACCGGCATCGTTGACGACGAAACAATCGGTGTCGGTTTCACCAACAGCTAGGAATGGTTTGACGTCTACAATTCCAAACAATGATCAAGTGGAAACTTCGTTATCATCTTCTCCGTCTCTTAACCCATTTAAGTTTGCCAGTTCTACTGTAAAATGGCATACAACTGCAACAACTAAACAAATGGTTTCTGGCTTACCAACATCTAGTAATGGTTTTAACTTAACAACCATAAATCAGACTAATAAAaccaatgtaaaaacaaaaacttcAACATTTTCCCCGTCCAATAGTCCAACCAAGATGGATTCCTATGTAACAACTCAGATTAAAGGAACCCCTAACAATTTTAAGCATGCTCATGACCCTAACAAACTTTATTTTGGTGGCTTAGGTGGCAAGTTCATCCTTATGTCCGACGCCTCAAGACTGCATGTGTCAACTAATGCTGTGATATCTGCTATAGTATGCTGGCTACTTTTAGTGTAG